A single region of the Branchiostoma lanceolatum isolate klBraLanc5 chromosome 1, klBraLanc5.hap2, whole genome shotgun sequence genome encodes:
- the LOC136439968 gene encoding alpha-2,8-sialyltransferase 8B-like, giving the protein NLLQFTILLFICPLFVRRNITKRYFDPKRHIIYSSDYNIFMQKCDHLTFTLRNSATSHPKPCDVVHTPVRHYPTCAVVGNSGILLRSSCGTEIDAHEFVIRSNLPPVHHYQRDVGSKTNLTIVNVVRLSQVSEALQSSNPLLRTAMLVRLGESPGMVFSYAYSFTSKARSKMQVIDAAIRKNNLSTITAFPHRSLLNSKSLYTELADKQWKFASTGLNTFALASTFCDRISMYGFYPMSTYQNQSVPYHYYDGRVHSKRHDFDAEYAIIQQMDKDGIIRHVVGKCSFEFSNVTN; this is encoded by the exons AACTTGTTGCAATTTACCATTTTACTCTTTATTTGTCCACTTTTTGTCCGCAGGAACATTACTAAGAGGTATTTTGATCCCAAAAGACATATCATCTATTCCTCGGACTACAacatcttcatgcaaaaatGCGACCACCTAACATTCACACTTCGTAACTCGGCTACGAGCCACCCAAAGCCATGTGACGTTGTTCACACGCCTGTTAGGCACTACCCAACGTGCGCAGTTGTTGGCAACAGTGGTATACTCCTTCGTAGCAGCTGTGGTACTGAGATAGACGCTCACGAGTTTGTCATCCGTTCCAATCTACCGCCTGTGCACCACTATCAGAGGGACGTTGGCAGCAAGACCAACTTGACCATCGTAAATGTCGTACGGTTGTCACAGGTCAGCGAAGCTCTCCAGTCTAGCAACCCGTTACTGAGGACAGCCATGCTAGTTCGTCTCGGCGAGTCTCCGGGAATGGTCTTCAGTTACGCATACTCTTTTACGTCGAAAGCCAGATCAAAGATGCAGGTGATTGACGCTGCTATCAGGAAAAACAACTTGTCCACCATAACGGCTTTCCCACACAGGTCTCTCTTGAACAGTAAAAG TTTGTACACAGAACTTGCAGATAAACAATGGAAGTTTGCATCGACTGGCCTGAACACCTTTGCCCTGGCCTCCACCTTCTGTGACAGGATCTCCATGTACGGTTTCTACCCCATGTCTACTTACCAGAACCAGTCTGTTCCCTACCACTACTATGACGGAAGGGTGCACAGCAAAAGGCATGACTTTGACGCAGAATACGCCATAATACAGCAAATGGATAAAGATGGAATCATTAGACATGTCGTTGGAAAATGCAGTTTTGAGTTTTCAAATGTGACTAATTAA